The proteins below are encoded in one region of Pomacea canaliculata isolate SZHN2017 linkage group LG7, ASM307304v1, whole genome shotgun sequence:
- the LOC112569104 gene encoding uncharacterized protein LOC112569104 isoform X1 produces the protein MGFQIILLLVSSLMPLTWGLGVDLNCPMTFRSGINNITCKINKTAIENADCNFKQNSVTFDLTVNSVPRTVCYVAYDTPEICTGDQHQKGCFCTKQVGDIFEYGFIFQYNSSEHKHGSLECKLCVSPKTLNVTTTDSCKNFTEEGEENSPSSGGHISRTGLIVAWISLFRQLLLMLCKCWEASDHSTSLVVFIVTSHRQFSDFA, from the exons ATGGGATTTCAGATTATATTATTGCTCGTCTCCTCTCTAATGCCATTAA CATGGGGGCTTGGTGTGGATTTAAATTGTCCAATGACCTTCAGAAGTGGCATAAACAACATTACCTGCAAGATCAATAAGACAGCCATTGAAAATGCTGATTGTAATTTCAAGCAAAACTCGGTGACATTTGACCTTACAGTGAATTCTGTTCCTCGCACTGTGTGCTATGTTGCATATGACACTCCAGAAATCTGCACTGGAGACCAACATCAAAAGGGTTGCTTTTGTACTAAACAAGTTGGCGATATTTTTGAGTATGGATTTATTTTCCAGTACAACAGTTCTGAACACAAACATGGAAGTTTGGAGTGCAAACTTTGCGTTTCACCTAAAACACTTAATGTAACAACCACTGATAGCTGCAAAAACTTTACAGAAGAGG GCGAGGAGAATTCTCCTAGTAGCGGGGGACACATTAGCAGAACTGGACTAATTGTTGCTTGGATTTCACTGTTCAGGCAGCTACTACTTATGCTCT gcaagtgctgggaggcatctgaccattccacgtcactcgtcgtcttcatcgtcacttctcatcgccagttcagtgactttgcatAA
- the LOC112569104 gene encoding uncharacterized protein LOC112569104 isoform X3, translating to MGFQIILLLVSSLMPLTWGLGVDLNCPMTFRSGINNITCKINKTAIENADCNFKQNSVTFDLTVNSVPRTVCYVAYDTPEICTGDQHQKGCFCTKQVGDIFEYGFIFQYNSSEHKHGSLECKLCVSPKTLNVTTTDSCKNFTEEGEENSPSSGGHISRTGLIVAWISLFRQLLLML from the exons ATGGGATTTCAGATTATATTATTGCTCGTCTCCTCTCTAATGCCATTAA CATGGGGGCTTGGTGTGGATTTAAATTGTCCAATGACCTTCAGAAGTGGCATAAACAACATTACCTGCAAGATCAATAAGACAGCCATTGAAAATGCTGATTGTAATTTCAAGCAAAACTCGGTGACATTTGACCTTACAGTGAATTCTGTTCCTCGCACTGTGTGCTATGTTGCATATGACACTCCAGAAATCTGCACTGGAGACCAACATCAAAAGGGTTGCTTTTGTACTAAACAAGTTGGCGATATTTTTGAGTATGGATTTATTTTCCAGTACAACAGTTCTGAACACAAACATGGAAGTTTGGAGTGCAAACTTTGCGTTTCACCTAAAACACTTAATGTAACAACCACTGATAGCTGCAAAAACTTTACAGAAGAGG GCGAGGAGAATTCTCCTAGTAGCGGGGGACACATTAGCAGAACTGGACTAATTGTTGCTTGGATTTCACTGTTCAGGCAGCTACTACTTATGCTCT aa
- the LOC112569104 gene encoding uncharacterized protein LOC112569104 isoform X2, producing the protein MGFQIILLLVSSLMALTWGLGVDLNCPMTFRSGINNITCKINKTAIENADCNFKQNSVTFDLTVNSVPRTVCYVAYDTPEICTGDQHQKGCFCTKQVGDIFEYGFIFQYNSSEHKHGSLECKLCVSPKTLNVTTTDSCKNFTEEGEENSPSSGGHISRTGLIVAWISLFRQLLLMLCKCWEASDHSTSLVVFIVTSHRQFSDFA; encoded by the exons ATGGGATTTCAGATTATATTATTGCTCGTCTCCTCTCTAATGGCATTAA CATGGGGGCTTGGTGTGGATTTAAATTGTCCAATGACCTTCAGAAGTGGCATAAACAACATTACCTGCAAGATCAATAAGACAGCCATTGAAAATGCTGATTGTAATTTCAAGCAAAACTCGGTGACATTTGACCTTACAGTGAATTCTGTTCCTCGCACTGTGTGCTATGTTGCATATGACACTCCAGAAATCTGCACTGGAGACCAACATCAAAAGGGTTGCTTTTGTACTAAACAAGTTGGCGATATTTTTGAGTATGGATTTATTTTCCAGTACAACAGTTCTGAACACAAACATGGAAGTTTGGAGTGCAAACTTTGCGTTTCACCTAAAACACTTAATGTAACAACCACTGATAGCTGCAAAAACTTTACAGAAGAGG GCGAGGAGAATTCTCCTAGTAGCGGGGGACACATTAGCAGAACTGGACTAATTGTTGCTTGGATTTCACTGTTCAGGCAGCTACTACTTATGCTCT gcaagtgctgggaggcatctgaccattccacgtcactcgtcgtcttcatcgtcacttctcatcgccagttcagtgactttgcatAA
- the LOC112568115 gene encoding uncharacterized protein LOC112568115, producing MLGTRHQCPRCSIRSLETMRSTAFQLYAAVSIFLAMAPLVMAIGIDIYCPKSYVDGKKLFVCKINRTAIQNANCLSVEKLVKFNFNFKFSFRSALLCQIEYDSPDICSSKSDLDMCWCEVSGDIFTYKLLLPNTTLDGSDDNNNGEMECEVCMYPMSKLNRTSSSGCTNAFKAWPIVVGNSGAPFAYGIIILLIPIVSYTILVK from the exons atgctAGGAACTCGTCATCAGTGTCCTAGATGCAGCATTCGCAGCTTAGAAACAATGAGATCAACTGCCTTCCAACTGTATGCAGCTGTTTCAATCTTTCTGGCTATGGCGCCGCTAG tgATGGCAATTGGTATTGACATTTATTGTCCAAAGTCATATGTTGATGGGAAAAAACTATTTGTCTGCAAGATCAATAGAACAGCAATCCAGAATGCCAATTGCTTGTCAGTTGAGAAGCTTGTCAAATTTAACTTCaattttaaattcagttttcGTTCTGCGCTGCTGTGTCAAATTGAGTATGACAGTCCAGATATATGTAGCTCAAAGTCTGACCTAGATATGTGCTGGTGTGAAGTGTCTGGAGACATCTTTACCTATAAACTTCTTCTCCCAAACACTACTTTGGATGGTTcagatgacaataataatggtGAAATGGAATGCGAAGTTTGCATGTATCCAATGAGCAAGCTGAACAGAACTTCTAGTAGTGGTTGCACAAATGCATTTAAAG CATGGCCAATAGTCGTGGGCAACTCAGGGGCACCTTTTGCTTATGGAATAATAATACTTCTTATTCCAATAGTGTCTTACACCATCCTTGTTAAGTGA